From a region of the Anomalospiza imberbis isolate Cuckoo-Finch-1a 21T00152 chromosome 3, ASM3175350v1, whole genome shotgun sequence genome:
- the LOC137471873 gene encoding serine/arginine-rich splicing factor 7 — MSRYGRYGGETKVYVGNLGTGAGKGELERAFSYYGPLRTVWIARNPPGFAFVEFEDPRDAEDAVRGLDGKVICGSRVRVEVSTGMPRRSRYDRPPARRPFDPNDRCYECGEKGHYAYDCHRYSRRRRSRSRSRSRSRSRGRRYSRSRSRSRGRRSRSASYRRSRSVSPRRSRSVSPRRSRSGSLKRSRSRSRSRSRSRSVTWPRSRSRSHGRSKSGSPAKSRSKSRSPSPKRSRSPSGSPQRSASPERMD, encoded by the exons ATGTCGCGTTACGGCCGCTATGGAGGCG AGACCAAGGTGTACGTGGGGAACCTGGGCACGGGCGCCGGCAAAGGCGAGCTGGAGAGAGCCTTCAGCTACTACGGACCGCTGAGAACCGTGTGGATCGCCAGGAACCCGCCGGGGTTCGCCTTCGTGGAGTTCGAAGACCCCCGGGATGCTGAAGACGCCGTCCGTGGACTCGACGGGAA GGTGATCTGCGGCTCCAGGGTCCGAGTGGAAGTATCCACGGGGATGCCGCGCCGCTCCCGCTACGACCGGCCCCCAGCCCGGCGCCCCTTCGACCCCAACGACAGATGCTACGAGTGTGGTGAGAAAGGCCACTATGCCTATGACTGTCACCGCTATAGCCGGCGAAGGAGGAGCAG GTCCCGGTCCAGATCCCGCTCGAGGTCCCGAGGAAGAAGGTATTCCCGGTCACGCAGCCGCAGCCGTGGTAGGAG GTCCAGGTCAGCTTCCTATCGGAGGTCCAGGTCCGTGTCTCCTCGTAGGTCTAGGTCCGTGTCTCCCCGTCGGTCGCGGTCAGGTTCCTTGAAGAGATCAAG GTCTAGATCAAGATCCAGATCTAGATCCAGATCTGTTACATGGCCCCGAAGCAG GTCTAGGTCTCATGGCAGATCAAAGTCTGGCTCGCCAGCTAAgag CCGGTCGAAGTCCCGGTCACCGTCTCCAAAGAGAAG CCGTTCACCATCAGGAAGCCCTCAACGAAGTGCAAGTCCTGAAAGAATGGATTAA
- the GEMIN6 gene encoding gem-associated protein 6 isoform X1, whose protein sequence is MQTTCVLDVGNMNDWQRKSPLDWETYVNKLVKVVAVEKHEYEGWVLTVDPVSATIVLATFPENEKGSISFVMGHAVQEVEILQEGDSDMKQRLARILAPEESQAYSAEELEKRKNALKTWLETNHIPVGEQGERGRTLSVAGVLTIEPPYGPEQCSSANEIILARVQGLLQGYLQQQR, encoded by the exons ATGCAAACCACTTGT GTCCTGGATGTAGGAAATATGAATGACTGGCAGAGAAAAAGCCCTCTAGATTGGGAAACATACGTGAACAAATTGGTGAAAGTTGTTGCAGTTGAGAAACATGAATATGAAGGATGGGTTTTAACAGTTGACCCAGTTTCTGCCAC CATTGTCCTCGCAACATTCCCAGAGAACGAGAAAGGATCCATATCATTCGTCATGGGCCACGCCGTCCAAGAGGTCGAGATCCTGCAGGAAGGGGACAGCGACATGAAGCAGCGCCTCGCTCGCATCCTTGCGCCCGAGGAAAGCCAAGCCTACAGCGcggaggagctggagaagaggaagaacGCCTTGAAGACGTGGCTGGAGACAAACCACATCCCCGTGGGCGAGCAGGGGGAGCGGGGCAGGACGCTGAGCGTGGCGGGCGTGCTGACCATCGAGCCCCCGTACGGCCCCGAGCAGTGCAGCAGCGCCAACGAGATCATCCTGGCCCGCGTGCAGGGCCTGCTGCAGGGCTacctgcagcagcagcgctga
- the GEMIN6 gene encoding gem-associated protein 6 isoform X2, with the protein MNDWQRKSPLDWETYVNKLVKVVAVEKHEYEGWVLTVDPVSATIVLATFPENEKGSISFVMGHAVQEVEILQEGDSDMKQRLARILAPEESQAYSAEELEKRKNALKTWLETNHIPVGEQGERGRTLSVAGVLTIEPPYGPEQCSSANEIILARVQGLLQGYLQQQR; encoded by the exons ATGAATGACTGGCAGAGAAAAAGCCCTCTAGATTGGGAAACATACGTGAACAAATTGGTGAAAGTTGTTGCAGTTGAGAAACATGAATATGAAGGATGGGTTTTAACAGTTGACCCAGTTTCTGCCAC CATTGTCCTCGCAACATTCCCAGAGAACGAGAAAGGATCCATATCATTCGTCATGGGCCACGCCGTCCAAGAGGTCGAGATCCTGCAGGAAGGGGACAGCGACATGAAGCAGCGCCTCGCTCGCATCCTTGCGCCCGAGGAAAGCCAAGCCTACAGCGcggaggagctggagaagaggaagaacGCCTTGAAGACGTGGCTGGAGACAAACCACATCCCCGTGGGCGAGCAGGGGGAGCGGGGCAGGACGCTGAGCGTGGCGGGCGTGCTGACCATCGAGCCCCCGTACGGCCCCGAGCAGTGCAGCAGCGCCAACGAGATCATCCTGGCCCGCGTGCAGGGCCTGCTGCAGGGCTacctgcagcagcagcgctga
- the LOC137471872 gene encoding serine/arginine-rich splicing factor 7-like isoform X2: MAAEREPPQAGPAPARPPRGAQARRLLLYIRVAPGRARPVIGRMSRYGRYETKVYVGNLGTGAGKGELERAFSYYGPLRTVWIARNPPGFAFVEFEDPRDAEDAVLGLDGKIICGSRVRVEVSTGMPRRSRYDRPPARRPFDPNDRCYECGEKGHYAYDCHRYSRRRRSRSRSRSRSRSRGRRYSRSRSRSRGRRSRSASYRRSRSMSPRRYRSFSPRRSRSGSLRRSRSRSRSRSRSRSVVWPRSSRSKSRSPSPKRSHSPSGSP, from the exons ATGGCGGCCGAGCGGGAGCCGCCGCAGGcgggccccgccccggcccgccccccgcGCGGCGCGCAGGCGCGGCGGCTGCTCCTCTATATAAGGGTCGCGCCTGGCCGCGCTCGCCCTGTCATCGGGAGGATGTCGCGATACGGGCGATACG AGACCAAGGTGTACGTGGGGAACCTGGGCACGGGCGCCGGCAAAGGCGAGCTGGAGAGAGCCTTCAGCTACTACGGACCGCTGAGAACCGTGTGGATCGCCAGGAACCCGCCGGGGTTCGCCTTCGTGGAGTTCGAAGACCCCCGGGATGCTGAAGACGCTGTTCTTGGCCTCGACGGGAA GATAATATGCGGCTCCAGGGTCCGAGTGGAAGTATCCACGGGGATGCCGCGCCGCTCCCGCTACGACCGGCCCCCAGCCCGGCGCCCCTTCGACCCCAACGACAGATGCTACGAGTGTGGTGAGAAAGGCCACTATGCCTATGACTGTCACCGCTATAGCCGGCGAAGGAGGAGCAG GTCCCGGTCCAGATCCCGCTCGAGGTCCCGAGGAAGAAGGTATTCCCGGTCACGCAGCCGCAGCCGTGGTAGGAG ATCCAGGTCGGCTTCCTACCGCAGGTCCCGGTCGATGTCTCCTCGTAGATACAGATCATTCTCGCCCCGCAGGTCCCGCTCCGGGTCTCTAAGAAGGTCAAG ATCTAGGTCCAGGTCACGCTCCAGGTCCCGGTCTGTTGTATGGCCTCGAAGCAG cCGCTCAAAGTCCAGATCACCATCTCCAAAGAGAAG tcaCTCACCATCAGGAAGCCCCTGA
- the LOC137471872 gene encoding serine/arginine-rich splicing factor 7-like isoform X1 — MAAEREPPQAGPAPARPPRGAQARRLLLYIRVAPGRARPVIGRMSRYGRYETKVYVGNLGTGAGKGELERAFSYYGPLRTVWIARNPPGFAFVEFEDPRDAEDAVLGLDGKIICGSRVRVEVSTGMPRRSRYDRPPARRPFDPNDRCYECGEKGHYAYDCHRYSRRRRSRSRSRSRSRSRGRRYSRSRSRSRGRRSRSASYRRSRSMSPRRYRSFSPRRSRSGSLRRSRSRSRSRSRSRSVVWPRSRSESHGRSKSGLPAKSRSKSRSPSPKRSHSPSGSP, encoded by the exons ATGGCGGCCGAGCGGGAGCCGCCGCAGGcgggccccgccccggcccgccccccgcGCGGCGCGCAGGCGCGGCGGCTGCTCCTCTATATAAGGGTCGCGCCTGGCCGCGCTCGCCCTGTCATCGGGAGGATGTCGCGATACGGGCGATACG AGACCAAGGTGTACGTGGGGAACCTGGGCACGGGCGCCGGCAAAGGCGAGCTGGAGAGAGCCTTCAGCTACTACGGACCGCTGAGAACCGTGTGGATCGCCAGGAACCCGCCGGGGTTCGCCTTCGTGGAGTTCGAAGACCCCCGGGATGCTGAAGACGCTGTTCTTGGCCTCGACGGGAA GATAATATGCGGCTCCAGGGTCCGAGTGGAAGTATCCACGGGGATGCCGCGCCGCTCCCGCTACGACCGGCCCCCAGCCCGGCGCCCCTTCGACCCCAACGACAGATGCTACGAGTGTGGTGAGAAAGGCCACTATGCCTATGACTGTCACCGCTATAGCCGGCGAAGGAGGAGCAG GTCCCGGTCCAGATCCCGCTCGAGGTCCCGAGGAAGAAGGTATTCCCGGTCACGCAGCCGCAGCCGTGGTAGGAG ATCCAGGTCGGCTTCCTACCGCAGGTCCCGGTCGATGTCTCCTCGTAGATACAGATCATTCTCGCCCCGCAGGTCCCGCTCCGGGTCTCTAAGAAGGTCAAG ATCTAGGTCCAGGTCACGCTCCAGGTCCCGGTCTGTTGTATGGCCTCGAAGCAG GTCTGAGTCTCATGGTAGATCTAAATCTGGCTTACCTGCTAAAAG cCGCTCAAAGTCCAGATCACCATCTCCAAAGAGAAG tcaCTCACCATCAGGAAGCCCCTGA